One genomic segment of Clavelina lepadiformis chromosome 3, kaClaLepa1.1, whole genome shotgun sequence includes these proteins:
- the LOC143448278 gene encoding rabankyrin-5-like, with protein sequence MEDMHDCAHHDGGGVDGVFQSLNEMDFSRGPWTSASNGDYPYIQKYLDEGGEPNIRDSAGYTPLHYSARNGHEYITKALITSGALVNVQTRAGRATPLHRACQNNCPAIVKILLRHNADPCIQDADGKTPLHKAVESRSAKICKMLIENNPKCEEIPDNKAKMPKNYISLSEVDSEICKILKWRKS encoded by the exons ATGGAAGATATGCATGACTGCGCACATCACGATGGTGGCGGTGTTGATGGAGTTTTTCAGAGTCTCAATGAAATGGACTTCAGCAGAGGACCCTGGACATCTGCTTCAAATGGAGATTATCcctatatacaaaaatatcttgATGAAGGCGGTGAACCAAATATCCGGGATTCAGCAGGATATACACCACTG CATTATTCTGCAAGGAATGGCCATGAATACATTACAAAAGCTCTGATCACAAGTGGAGCCTTGGTCAATGTGCAGACAAGGGCTGGTAGAGCAACTCCACTGCACAGAGCATGTCAAAACAACTGTCCAGCAATAGTAAAGATACTACTTCGTCACAATGCAGATCCTTGCATTCAGGATGCAGATGGGAAAACTCCATTGCATAAA GCGGTTGAAAGCAGAAGCGCAAAGAtttgcaaaatgcttattgaAAACAATCCAAAGTGTGAAGAAATTCCAgataataaagcaaaaatgcCTAAAAACTACATCAGCTTGTCAGAAGTGGACAGTGAAATATGTAAAATTCTAAAATGGAGGAAATCGTGA
- the LOC143448279 gene encoding kxDL motif-containing protein CG10681-like — translation MTSKCSTIEAEGFCDSLTQIINKDDMAEIIKGQKSMLKHLEKTNQMLLNCNNIAEQQQAIVFSKFQRHTALLKDVKKDLQSVHTRIKRLKLALQTNNHEWLVIGENNGSNPGENVGPSTNAPSIN, via the exons ATGACCAGTAAATGCTCTACTATTGAGGCTGAAGGTTTTTGTGACAGTCTGACTCAAATCATAAATAAAGATGACATGGCAGAAATTATAAAg GGACAAAAATCAATGTTAAAGCACTTAGAGAAGACAAACCAAATGTTGCTTAACTGCAATAATATTGCCGAACAGCAGCAAGccattgtgttttcaaaatttcagcGACATACTGCTTTATTGAAAGACGTGAAGAAAGACTTGCAATCTGTGCACACAAGAATAAA GAGGCTGAAGCTGGCATTGCAGACCAACAATCATGAGTGGTTGGTAATAGGAGAAAACAACGGAAGTAATCCCGGTGAAAACGTTGGACCAAGTACTAACGCACCATCTATAAATTAA
- the LOC143448277 gene encoding LIM and senescent cell antigen-like-containing domain protein 1 isoform X3 — protein MTSQLAQAVCVRCRGGFNSDEQMVNSNGEIYHEECFVCVQCFQKFPEGLFYEFEGVKYCEHDFHMLFAPCCGKCEEFIIGRVIKAMNNNWHPDCFTCQICNTPLADVGFVKNAGRSLCRPCHNREKALGLGKYVCNKCHTIIEEEPLRFKGDPYHPFHFNCDNCGKELTADARELRGELFCLPCHDKQGIPICGACRRPIEERVVSALGKHWHVEHFVCAQCEKPFLGQKHYEKNGLAYCETHYNQLFGDVCYHCNEVIDGDVVSALNKSWCVNHFQCTCCNTKLTLKNKFVEFDMKPVCRKCYEKFPMELKKRLKKAAGSERKQ, from the exons ATGACGAGTCAACTTGCTCAGGCGGTCTGCGTTCGTTGCCGGGGTGGATTCAATTCCGATGAACAAATGGTCAATTCTAATGGTGAAATATACCACGAAGAATGTTTTGTGTGTGTGCAATGCTTCCAAAAGTTTCCCGAAGGGCTCTTTTATGAG TTTGAAGGAGTCAAGTACTGTGAACATGATTTCCACATGCTCTTTGCTCCTTGCTGTGGGAAATGTG AGGAGTTTATAATTGGGCGGGTGATTAAGGCAATGAACAATAATTGGCATCCAGACTGTTTCAcctgccaaatatgcaatacGCCACtggctgacgttggttttGTCAAAAACGCTGGTCGTAGTTTGTGTCGCCCCTGTCATAACAGAGAGAAAGCTCTTGGCCTCGGCAAATACGTCTGCAATAAATGCCA TACAATCATAGAGGAAGAACCACTGCGATTTAAAGGTGACCCTTACCAtccatttcatttcaattgtGATAACTGTGG CAAGGAATTAACAGCGGATGCAAGAGAGCTGAGAGGAGAATTATTTTGCCTTCCCTGCCATGACAAGCAAGGCATCCCAATATGTGGCGCATGCAGGAGACCGATTGAGGAGAGGGTGGTCAGTGCATTGGGAAAGCATTG GCATGTGGAACATTTTGTCTGTGCCCAGTGTGAAAAACCTTTCCTTGGTCAAAAGCATTACGAGAAAAATGGATTAGCCTATTGCGAAACTCACTATAACCAACTGTTTGGTGATGTCTGCTATCACTGCAATGAAGTTATAGATGGAGATG TTGTATCAGCACTGAACAAATCTTGGTGTGTAAATCACTTTCAGTGCACTTGCTGCAACACCAAACTTACTTTGAA gAACAAGTTTGTGGAATTTGACATGAAACCAGTGTGCAGAAAATGTTATGAAAAGTTTCCCATGGAGTTAAAGAAACGGCTAAAGAAGGCGGCAGGGTCTGAAAGAAAGCAGTAA
- the LOC143448277 gene encoding LIM and senescent cell antigen-like-containing domain protein 1 isoform X2, with protein MSRNAHWRGFELSDSNLFRRRKELDKPAVINGESVSMTSQLAQAVCVRCRGGFNSDEQMVNSNGEIYHEECFVCVQCFQKFPEGLFYEFEGVKYCEHDFHMLFAPCCGKCEEFIIGRVIKAMNNNWHPDCFTCQICNTPLADVGFVKNAGRSLCRPCHNREKALGLGKYVCNKCHTIIEEEPLRFKGDPYHPFHFNCDNCGKELTADARELRGELFCLPCHDKQGIPICGACRRPIEERVVSALGKHWHVEHFVCAQCEKPFLGQKHYEKNGLAYCETHYNQLFGDVCYHCNEVIDGDVVSALNKSWCVNHFQCTCCNTKLTLKNKFVEFDMKPVCRKCYEKFPMELKKRLKKAAGSERKQ; from the exons ATGTCCAGAAACGCCCATTGGCGTGGTTTCGAGCTCAGCGATTCAAATCTGTTTCGACGCAGAAAGGAATTAGATAAGCCTGCTGTGATTAACggagaaag TGTCAGCATGACGAGTCAACTTGCTCAGGCGGTCTGCGTTCGTTGCCGGGGTGGATTCAATTCCGATGAACAAATGGTCAATTCTAATGGTGAAATATACCACGAAGAATGTTTTGTGTGTGTGCAATGCTTCCAAAAGTTTCCCGAAGGGCTCTTTTATGAG TTTGAAGGAGTCAAGTACTGTGAACATGATTTCCACATGCTCTTTGCTCCTTGCTGTGGGAAATGTG AGGAGTTTATAATTGGGCGGGTGATTAAGGCAATGAACAATAATTGGCATCCAGACTGTTTCAcctgccaaatatgcaatacGCCACtggctgacgttggttttGTCAAAAACGCTGGTCGTAGTTTGTGTCGCCCCTGTCATAACAGAGAGAAAGCTCTTGGCCTCGGCAAATACGTCTGCAATAAATGCCA TACAATCATAGAGGAAGAACCACTGCGATTTAAAGGTGACCCTTACCAtccatttcatttcaattgtGATAACTGTGG CAAGGAATTAACAGCGGATGCAAGAGAGCTGAGAGGAGAATTATTTTGCCTTCCCTGCCATGACAAGCAAGGCATCCCAATATGTGGCGCATGCAGGAGACCGATTGAGGAGAGGGTGGTCAGTGCATTGGGAAAGCATTG GCATGTGGAACATTTTGTCTGTGCCCAGTGTGAAAAACCTTTCCTTGGTCAAAAGCATTACGAGAAAAATGGATTAGCCTATTGCGAAACTCACTATAACCAACTGTTTGGTGATGTCTGCTATCACTGCAATGAAGTTATAGATGGAGATG TTGTATCAGCACTGAACAAATCTTGGTGTGTAAATCACTTTCAGTGCACTTGCTGCAACACCAAACTTACTTTGAA gAACAAGTTTGTGGAATTTGACATGAAACCAGTGTGCAGAAAATGTTATGAAAAGTTTCCCATGGAGTTAAAGAAACGGCTAAAGAAGGCGGCAGGGTCTGAAAGAAAGCAGTAA
- the LOC143448277 gene encoding LIM and senescent cell antigen-like-containing domain protein 1 isoform X1: MAAVIANGASYTSEPVVLPIRKAKEPSAVYPAENFEYEQEHAKQMEEKSEDSVKTNNGGIRPINSFQPVTPSVSMTSQLAQAVCVRCRGGFNSDEQMVNSNGEIYHEECFVCVQCFQKFPEGLFYEFEGVKYCEHDFHMLFAPCCGKCEEFIIGRVIKAMNNNWHPDCFTCQICNTPLADVGFVKNAGRSLCRPCHNREKALGLGKYVCNKCHTIIEEEPLRFKGDPYHPFHFNCDNCGKELTADARELRGELFCLPCHDKQGIPICGACRRPIEERVVSALGKHWHVEHFVCAQCEKPFLGQKHYEKNGLAYCETHYNQLFGDVCYHCNEVIDGDVVSALNKSWCVNHFQCTCCNTKLTLKNKFVEFDMKPVCRKCYEKFPMELKKRLKKAAGSERKQ; the protein is encoded by the exons ATGGCTGCAGTAATAGCAAATGGTGCAAGTTACACTAGCGAGCCAGTAGTATTGCCGATACGAAAAGCGAAAGAACCCAGTGCTGTTTACCCCGCAGAAAATTTTGAATACGAACAGGAACATGCAAAAcaaatggaagaaaaatcCGAAGATTCTGTCAAAACTAATAACGGGGGTATTCGCCCCATCAACTCTTTTCAACCTGTCACACCAAG TGTCAGCATGACGAGTCAACTTGCTCAGGCGGTCTGCGTTCGTTGCCGGGGTGGATTCAATTCCGATGAACAAATGGTCAATTCTAATGGTGAAATATACCACGAAGAATGTTTTGTGTGTGTGCAATGCTTCCAAAAGTTTCCCGAAGGGCTCTTTTATGAG TTTGAAGGAGTCAAGTACTGTGAACATGATTTCCACATGCTCTTTGCTCCTTGCTGTGGGAAATGTG AGGAGTTTATAATTGGGCGGGTGATTAAGGCAATGAACAATAATTGGCATCCAGACTGTTTCAcctgccaaatatgcaatacGCCACtggctgacgttggttttGTCAAAAACGCTGGTCGTAGTTTGTGTCGCCCCTGTCATAACAGAGAGAAAGCTCTTGGCCTCGGCAAATACGTCTGCAATAAATGCCA TACAATCATAGAGGAAGAACCACTGCGATTTAAAGGTGACCCTTACCAtccatttcatttcaattgtGATAACTGTGG CAAGGAATTAACAGCGGATGCAAGAGAGCTGAGAGGAGAATTATTTTGCCTTCCCTGCCATGACAAGCAAGGCATCCCAATATGTGGCGCATGCAGGAGACCGATTGAGGAGAGGGTGGTCAGTGCATTGGGAAAGCATTG GCATGTGGAACATTTTGTCTGTGCCCAGTGTGAAAAACCTTTCCTTGGTCAAAAGCATTACGAGAAAAATGGATTAGCCTATTGCGAAACTCACTATAACCAACTGTTTGGTGATGTCTGCTATCACTGCAATGAAGTTATAGATGGAGATG TTGTATCAGCACTGAACAAATCTTGGTGTGTAAATCACTTTCAGTGCACTTGCTGCAACACCAAACTTACTTTGAA gAACAAGTTTGTGGAATTTGACATGAAACCAGTGTGCAGAAAATGTTATGAAAAGTTTCCCATGGAGTTAAAGAAACGGCTAAAGAAGGCGGCAGGGTCTGAAAGAAAGCAGTAA